CCGGTGTGTTAGTTCAGGCATTAAATACCTAGTTTATGGTAGCTTTTATGATCCTTCATGTTATTCCAGGGGAATGCAAGTGATGCAGTTAAATTTCATGTGTATCTGTTTGCAAAAGTGTGAAGTTTGGCATGGTCTGCTTTCCTCTTATCATCTTTTTCACTATTAACATTTCTAACATTGCTACGGTCAACCACAAAATCAGATTTTTGGTATTTGAATACATTGTTTGAATCATCactcacttttttttattttcaagtccTCTAATCTAATTTTGTGTTCAACTACTCCACAACATTAGGAGAGGAAGTTACCAAATTATTCATGACAATTACCAGAACCTTGAGACTCCGGTAAGGGAACCTTGTAGTCATTTACAGACTCCATGGGAAACTCGTGATTAGATGATTCCAGCGACACATTCAGGTCAGCATCGTAATGCGGGAAGACATCATCGATGGATAAGTCAATGTTTATTTCGAGGTCATCAAGCATGACTCCGTCTTTGTGTGCAGCAGATTCCATGTTGTCATTGTCATTGTTGATTCTGTTGGCCAGAGGTGGAATTGGGACACCGGAAGAGTCATCTTCTGATGGCGGATGTGAATTCACCATGATCAGATCAATAAAACTTTCCGGCAACAGATCCAAATAAACGCAAATGAGTTTTTAGCACTCAAACTAGAGAAGAGAAGGTTTTTTATGTTAGAATTAAGTCAGTACACTCAAACTTAATTACTTTCCAAAGATGCTCATAGAAGTTGTTTGGTTCATGAGATTAAGATATCCCTGTTATTTAatctgtactaacaaatacatacctttgcagaaacataaacaacaaaggtTAAACCATGTACTCAACGATAGAaattaataacataaacataaattaatgaccGTAAAAACATATCAGGATCCGTAACTCTTagaaaaagttacaacccttcgaaaaggtcacaacttttcataaaagtcacaactcttcataaaagccACAACTCTTCAcgaaagtcgcaacttttcataaaagtcgcaacatTTTATttaagtcgcaactcttcataaaagtcgtaactcttcatatttcattcacaccttttaaaacccatcAATCCCACTATATAACAGATCTAAACCCCAACACAATACCCTCTCTTCTCTGTGAGTAACAACATCTTATTTGAATATACAATTCAATTTGTTGCAAGAAAGTTTTACTGAACTGATGGCGAATTCACATAAACCATTGGAAAATGACTCTTCGGGTGTCCCAATTCAACCTCCAGACAACGGAATCAATAATGACAGCAACGTGGAATCTGCTGCACACAAAGACGAAGTCATGCTTGATGATCTCGAAACAAACATCGACTTATCCATCGATGATCTCTTCCAAACTCCCGATGTTGAATACCTGAATGTATCGCCAGAGTCATCTAATCACAAGGCTTCCATGGAGTCTGGGAATTACTACAAGTGTTTGGAtgattcaaaaaatttgaactGCCATTCATCAGAGTATCAAGGTTCTGGCAATTGCGGCATGAATAATTTGGTAACTTCCTCTCCTAATGTTGTGAATAATTCAATGAAACGTGGAGTAGTAAAACAGAAAACTAGATTAGAGGacttgaagagaaaaaaagtgaGTGATGATTCAAACAATGTATTTGAATGCCAAAAATCTGATTTTGTGGTTGACGGTAGCAATGCTAGAAATGTTAATagtgaaaaagatgaaaagaagaaatcaaaaatgGAGAAGCGTAGGGTAAATTGTCGGCTCtataggaaaaggaaaaaacattACGTTGAGGATTTAGAGGATAATATGAGGATAATGCATTCAACAATCCAAGAGTTGAATCGTATGATATCACATTTAACATTGGAGAATGCAACTTTAAAGTCACAGATGGGCAGCACTAGTGTGCCTTCACAGATACCACCACTCCCTGGGATGAATCCACATCACCCAATCAGGTCTCCTTGGATGTTTGGTGCTCCGCCTTATATGGTGAGGCCAGAAGGATCACAAGCGCCTCATTTGGTGATCAAGCCCATTCCGAGGAAACCACAAGCAGTGGCTCTTCCAACGTCAAGGGAAGCGCCTGCTGCTGGGGCTGGTTCTCAAAAGAGTGCTTACGTTCCTCCGATCATGAGAGGTGGTGCTTCAGCGAGCGGAAGTGGTGAGGGAACTGAGATGAGAAGAAGAAATGACGAAAACTCTGTTAGGGTGACCAACCTTTCTGAGAACACTCGTGAGGCTGATTTGTTGGAGCTGTTC
This genomic stretch from Solanum stenotomum isolate F172 chromosome 10, ASM1918654v1, whole genome shotgun sequence harbors:
- the LOC125842299 gene encoding bZIP transcription factor 49-like, with translation MANSHKPLENDSSGVPIQPPDNGINNDSNVESAAHKDEVMLDDLETNIDLSIDDLFQTPDVEYLNVSPESSNHKASMESGNYYKCLDDSKNLNCHSSEYQGSGNCGMNNLVTSSPNVVNNSMKRGVVKQKTRLEDLKRKKVSDDSNNVFECQKSDFVVDGSNARNVNSEKDEKKKSKMEKRRVNCRLYRKRKKHYVEDLEDNMRIMHSTIQELNRMISHLTLENATLKSQMGSTSVPSQIPPLPGMNPHHPIRSPWMFGAPPYMVRPEGSQAPHLVIKPIPRKPQAVALPTSREAPAAGAGSQKSAYVPPIMRGGASASGSGEGTEMRRRNDENSVRVTNLSENTREADLLELFCPFGHVSRVYVAIDQNTGMSRGFGFVNFVNREDAERAINKLNGYCYHNLILRVEWAAPRAT